Proteins encoded together in one Planctopirus ephydatiae window:
- a CDS encoding phosphatidate phosphatase App1 family protein, which translates to MFYPSYVAPDSTGEQWTMHIQGCIYNLNLPWLRHPIMGAIRRALRIDAEFTETFASRLKPFLVGVEENRQIVVRVGQELVDAGKTSAAGLFNGAITLSKETLESITGEAVRPGLWVPCQAVLDPSDNRQFDGASIVVDRRGLSVISDVDDTVKHSNVSNRRDLFQNTFARVFSPVDGMAEIYRDLAARGAVFHYVSGSPWQLYRPLREFWETYQFPVGSFHLKRFRLRDSARKLKKSPQMQHKRTSIDPILAAFPDRKFVLIGDTGEQDPEIYASVLRDFPQQILGVYLRALHGETADWPRFQQGFSDLPADKWHLYPHHEELRSRVLESVEKYDGFRSQVVLPEPPPLSMPDT; encoded by the coding sequence GTGTTCTACCCCTCGTATGTCGCCCCTGATTCCACGGGCGAGCAGTGGACGATGCACATTCAGGGCTGCATCTACAATTTGAATCTCCCCTGGCTCAGGCATCCCATTATGGGTGCCATTCGCAGGGCTCTGCGGATTGACGCGGAATTCACCGAGACTTTTGCCAGTCGCTTGAAGCCTTTTCTTGTGGGAGTTGAAGAGAACCGGCAAATTGTGGTGCGTGTGGGTCAGGAGTTGGTCGATGCGGGGAAAACTTCCGCCGCTGGTCTCTTCAATGGAGCGATCACACTCTCAAAAGAAACGCTGGAGAGTATCACTGGAGAAGCGGTTCGTCCCGGTCTCTGGGTTCCCTGTCAGGCGGTTCTCGATCCATCCGATAATCGCCAGTTTGATGGAGCCTCGATTGTCGTTGATCGTCGGGGGCTCTCGGTCATCTCGGACGTCGATGACACCGTCAAACACAGCAATGTTTCCAATCGTCGGGATCTCTTTCAGAACACCTTTGCCCGCGTCTTCTCCCCTGTCGATGGTATGGCCGAAATCTATCGGGATCTGGCCGCCCGAGGGGCTGTGTTTCATTATGTTTCTGGCAGCCCCTGGCAATTGTATCGACCCTTGCGTGAATTCTGGGAGACCTATCAATTCCCGGTCGGCTCATTTCATCTCAAGCGATTTCGCCTGCGAGACTCGGCTCGCAAGTTAAAAAAATCGCCCCAGATGCAGCATAAACGGACTTCGATCGATCCAATTCTCGCCGCTTTTCCTGATCGAAAATTCGTTCTGATTGGTGATACAGGCGAGCAGGATCCGGAAATCTACGCCAGTGTTCTCCGCGACTTTCCCCAGCAGATTCTGGGTGTCTACTTGCGTGCCCTCCATGGTGAAACGGCCGACTGGCCGCGATTCCAGCAGGGATTTTCCGATCTGCCGGCCGACAAATGGCACTTGTATCCGCACCACGAAGAACTGCGTTCTCGAGTGCTGGAAAGTGTCGAGAAGTACGACGGCTTTCGATCACAGGTTGTTCTCCCGGAACCACCGCCACTTTCGATGCCGGATACCTAG
- a CDS encoding HlyD family efflux transporter periplasmic adaptor subunit: MISGGLFLRTDVECIPFAGGQAGDHYLYDPLALKYSLVSEKETFLLEKLEQGIEIPSLCHLFEERFSETISPQALEQFMQTLRQQGWAIESPYDAQTMTMMAHRLRVRRLWAKFANPLAIRFRGIDPTHLPGEIDLLQVANCLMGWIFQWPWIGMGLLLAITSLTIVLTHPAELFVAVRLATGQELVFWQLAICLCLVKILHELAHGVATLRHGAHCHELGVMLFVGTPVLYCDVTDSWRLPSRWSRMAIAAAGIYIELWIASLATLVWWLAEPGLVSNIALQLMLICGISSLIFNGNPLLKYDGYFILADALKMPNLADRSRQTMTVFLDWCWLGLSRPWPRGVSYHNAAGLIGYAVASSLFRLGLMTSILIAMHTWLKPYGLDIITWVLGSMLLVGTGTSFVNRSRRYFTDTQRRNALRTTRARLIALAIVLLVTGGLLWPWPASMTADGYVIPHEGVIVRSPVSGRVMFATSKSILTQGEIILELDDLSQKQRLLRQKARVATQKLLLEGLLQRQVFEPAVQAMIPTAEQELQDLEEQLAQWEAEEQRHQIKALVSGRLITIPRVESQARSAIQMEDQLRSELALPTWSGSILDPSNRGAFVEAGAELAWIAPQSGYDVLMRVSQSDIVRVSPGQEVIIWPQSATRRLLIATITAISNAPIATTGTVNRASGSKWGFPAFTSDQRVYEVKATLNDASEQVLTGMPVSAKIQLPPESWFRWLMREFRRILRIDW, from the coding sequence ATGATCTCGGGCGGTCTCTTCCTCCGTACCGATGTGGAATGCATCCCCTTCGCGGGCGGCCAGGCAGGTGATCATTATCTGTACGACCCCCTGGCACTCAAGTACTCGCTCGTCAGTGAGAAAGAGACTTTTCTGCTGGAAAAACTGGAACAGGGCATCGAGATTCCCAGCCTCTGCCACCTGTTTGAAGAGCGATTCTCAGAAACCATCAGTCCACAGGCCCTCGAACAGTTCATGCAGACTCTCAGGCAGCAGGGCTGGGCCATAGAATCACCCTACGATGCACAGACAATGACCATGATGGCTCACAGGTTGCGTGTCCGCAGGCTTTGGGCGAAATTTGCCAACCCGCTGGCGATTCGTTTTCGTGGGATAGATCCCACTCACCTGCCTGGCGAAATTGATCTGTTGCAGGTTGCCAATTGTCTGATGGGTTGGATCTTCCAATGGCCGTGGATCGGCATGGGACTCCTGCTGGCGATCACGTCCTTAACCATCGTGCTCACACATCCTGCTGAACTTTTCGTGGCGGTTCGTCTGGCAACTGGTCAGGAACTGGTCTTCTGGCAGCTGGCCATCTGCCTCTGCCTGGTCAAAATTCTCCACGAGTTGGCACATGGAGTCGCTACTTTAAGGCATGGTGCCCATTGCCATGAACTGGGGGTCATGCTCTTTGTCGGAACCCCCGTCCTCTACTGCGATGTGACGGACAGTTGGCGATTACCTTCCCGCTGGTCACGGATGGCGATTGCTGCTGCAGGAATTTATATCGAACTCTGGATTGCGTCACTGGCCACACTGGTCTGGTGGCTGGCTGAACCTGGCCTTGTTTCCAACATAGCTTTGCAACTGATGCTGATTTGTGGCATCAGTTCGCTGATATTCAATGGCAATCCACTCCTGAAATACGATGGATACTTTATACTTGCCGATGCACTCAAGATGCCCAATCTTGCTGATCGTTCGCGTCAGACGATGACGGTCTTTCTCGACTGGTGCTGGTTAGGTCTTTCTCGACCCTGGCCGCGCGGCGTTTCTTATCATAATGCGGCGGGTTTGATCGGATATGCCGTGGCTTCGAGCCTGTTTCGTCTGGGGCTGATGACTTCCATACTCATCGCCATGCACACCTGGCTCAAACCCTACGGCCTCGACATCATTACCTGGGTCTTGGGCTCTATGCTGCTCGTGGGAACAGGAACTTCCTTTGTGAATCGATCTCGAAGATATTTCACTGATACCCAGCGGCGGAACGCTCTCCGAACAACGCGTGCCCGTCTGATCGCTCTGGCGATTGTGCTGTTGGTCACTGGCGGATTGCTCTGGCCATGGCCAGCTTCGATGACTGCTGATGGATACGTGATCCCCCATGAAGGTGTGATTGTCAGATCCCCTGTCTCAGGTCGTGTCATGTTCGCCACCAGCAAATCGATTCTTACACAAGGCGAGATCATTCTCGAACTGGACGATCTTTCCCAGAAGCAAAGACTCCTCCGGCAGAAAGCGCGCGTCGCCACCCAGAAACTACTGTTGGAAGGCCTGTTGCAACGACAGGTGTTCGAGCCAGCCGTTCAGGCGATGATTCCCACGGCAGAGCAGGAACTTCAAGATCTGGAAGAGCAGTTGGCTCAGTGGGAAGCCGAAGAGCAACGTCATCAAATCAAAGCTCTCGTCTCCGGAAGGTTGATCACAATTCCTCGCGTAGAAAGTCAGGCCAGATCTGCGATTCAAATGGAGGATCAACTGCGGAGTGAACTGGCTTTGCCCACCTGGAGTGGTTCAATCCTGGATCCTTCCAATCGCGGAGCTTTTGTCGAAGCAGGAGCCGAGCTGGCATGGATCGCGCCCCAGTCTGGGTATGATGTCCTTATGAGAGTCAGTCAGAGCGATATTGTCAGGGTCTCCCCCGGGCAGGAAGTGATCATCTGGCCGCAAAGTGCGACGCGGCGCCTGCTCATAGCGACGATCACAGCGATCTCAAATGCTCCAATCGCTACAACCGGTACAGTCAATAGAGCCTCGGGTTCGAAGTGGGGCTTCCCAGCCTTCACATCCGATCAGCGGGTTTACGAAGTCAAAGCCACACTGAACGATGCTTCAGAGCAAGTTCTCACCGGGATGCCAGTATCAGCGAAGATTCAACTTCCTCCCGAATCCTGGTTTCGCTGGCTGATGAGAGAATTCCGGCGGATTCTGCGGATCGACTGGTAA
- a CDS encoding DEAD/DEAH box helicase produces the protein MDESSKTTSVAHTLRTASERTSSEDLHEGIEQNSSSSAVPAPHWLPQVLESIAQYDNQNVAPPDTKDVPLSMGTDLHLAGINSALQRLPKIDAEPVTLMKTIPLGPAWKPSRPRIQTFGLKFPEGLEFLPPPKPKEEFRQESAAENATASEAAAAQESVASSADVTAADLIEKSAAALGEKPETKLTRIKPPAGVLTLEDRLFYLLQPPLQTWLKGQELIMPFEPFPYQYEGIAWLFSHDAALLADEMGLGKTMQTITAIRLLVRSGQVRRVVLVCPKPLLPNWQREFRTWAEELPFVVVEGDTDRRRITWTMPGVPVLIVNYETLVRDVANFGDEFPKFDLVVLDEAQRIKNRTSRTAETARRIPRRRAWALTGTPIENRPEELGALYEFLELVPPGSTPDLKQLQSLSKEFILRRTKDLVMKDMPPRLDRDAILELSPAQRYSYDTAEKEGVVQLNEMGDSISIQHVFELVLRLKQITNWDPLTGESSKFDRLEADMEEVAASGGKAILFSQWTKTLDFLKEKLERFGPLVYHGGIPNKLREPVLKQFKEDPTNHIILMSYATGAVGLNLQFAGYVFLYDRWWNPAIEDQAINRAHRIGCKSQVIVTRFISKDTIEEKIDRVLTEKRELFRAILGDGDNLNASLSMTASEIFGLFDLKARHGKGTRSIGPKP, from the coding sequence ATGGACGAATCTTCAAAAACAACGAGCGTGGCTCATACCCTTCGCACTGCTTCGGAACGTACCAGTTCAGAGGACTTGCACGAAGGGATCGAGCAAAATTCAAGCTCATCAGCAGTTCCGGCTCCCCATTGGTTACCGCAGGTTCTGGAGTCGATTGCTCAGTACGACAACCAGAATGTGGCTCCGCCTGATACAAAAGATGTGCCTCTCTCCATGGGTACAGACCTGCATCTGGCAGGGATTAACAGTGCTCTGCAGCGTTTACCGAAAATTGATGCCGAGCCTGTCACTCTGATGAAAACGATCCCATTGGGGCCAGCCTGGAAGCCGAGCCGGCCACGCATTCAGACCTTTGGACTCAAGTTTCCCGAAGGTCTGGAGTTCTTGCCTCCACCGAAACCGAAAGAAGAATTTCGTCAAGAATCGGCGGCTGAAAACGCCACTGCATCCGAAGCTGCCGCTGCACAGGAATCCGTTGCCTCGTCTGCGGATGTCACTGCTGCTGATCTTATTGAGAAATCCGCGGCGGCACTGGGCGAGAAACCCGAGACCAAGCTCACGCGCATCAAGCCACCCGCTGGCGTCCTGACTCTCGAAGATCGACTGTTCTATCTTTTGCAGCCCCCTTTGCAGACATGGCTCAAAGGACAAGAGCTGATCATGCCCTTCGAGCCATTCCCTTACCAGTACGAAGGGATTGCCTGGCTTTTCTCGCACGATGCAGCACTTCTCGCCGACGAGATGGGTCTCGGGAAAACAATGCAGACTATAACCGCCATTCGTCTGCTGGTGCGGAGCGGTCAGGTTCGCCGGGTGGTACTGGTTTGCCCGAAGCCACTTTTGCCCAATTGGCAGCGTGAGTTTCGCACATGGGCAGAAGAACTCCCCTTTGTAGTGGTCGAAGGGGATACTGATCGCCGCCGTATTACCTGGACGATGCCAGGTGTCCCTGTACTGATCGTCAATTATGAAACTCTGGTTCGGGATGTCGCCAATTTTGGTGACGAGTTTCCGAAGTTCGACCTTGTGGTACTGGACGAAGCTCAGCGGATTAAAAACCGCACTTCGCGCACTGCCGAAACAGCGCGCCGGATTCCTCGCCGCAGAGCCTGGGCACTCACAGGAACACCCATCGAAAATCGGCCGGAAGAGCTAGGTGCACTCTATGAGTTTCTGGAACTCGTTCCTCCAGGCAGCACGCCCGATCTCAAGCAGTTACAGTCGCTCTCCAAGGAGTTCATTCTTCGGCGGACCAAAGACCTCGTGATGAAAGACATGCCTCCGAGACTGGATCGCGATGCCATTCTCGAATTGAGCCCCGCCCAGAGATACTCCTATGACACCGCCGAGAAAGAGGGGGTCGTCCAACTCAACGAAATGGGTGACAGCATTTCGATTCAACATGTGTTTGAGCTGGTATTACGCCTCAAACAGATCACCAACTGGGATCCTCTGACTGGTGAGAGTTCCAAGTTCGATCGCCTCGAAGCTGATATGGAGGAGGTTGCCGCCAGTGGTGGCAAAGCCATTCTCTTCAGCCAGTGGACCAAGACGCTCGATTTTCTGAAAGAAAAACTGGAACGCTTCGGCCCCCTGGTCTACCACGGTGGAATACCCAACAAACTTCGCGAACCGGTACTCAAGCAGTTCAAGGAAGACCCCACCAATCACATTATCTTGATGAGCTATGCCACCGGGGCCGTAGGACTCAACCTGCAGTTTGCCGGCTATGTCTTCCTCTATGACCGCTGGTGGAACCCGGCGATTGAAGATCAGGCCATTAATCGCGCCCATCGGATTGGCTGCAAGAGCCAGGTGATTGTGACGCGGTTCATTTCCAAAGACACCATCGAAGAGAAAATCGATCGCGTCCTGACCGAGAAACGAGAACTATTCCGTGCGATACTCGGGGATGGAGATAACCTCAATGCATCGCTCTCGATGACCGCGTCGGAAATCTTTGGCCTCTTCGATCTGAAGGCCCGACACGGTAAGGGCACTCGCTCCATTGGCCCCAAGCCATAA
- a CDS encoding phosphoadenylyl-sulfate reductase: protein MAKLSQADLTELNRNFEERTPEELLRWATEMFGTRVAAISAMQMAGSVLCHIISRQKLALPVLFVDTGVNFQETLDTRDRIAAEYGVEVRTLVPSMSMEEQTRELGVLYLTPDGQERCCHLRKTLPLARTKGQFDCLVSNLRRAEGGKRDNVPILSVDPPMNSLRLNPLANLKDDEMDAYIATHNVIINPLHYQGYSTIGCNRCTTPVLPNEPKRAGRWRHLGPWAMYCGINATDVDGGIFPSIDLSQEVVDRILGRSTDFTI, encoded by the coding sequence ATGGCGAAGCTTTCGCAGGCCGATCTGACTGAACTCAATCGCAACTTTGAGGAGCGGACTCCCGAAGAACTGCTGCGCTGGGCCACAGAAATGTTTGGCACCCGCGTGGCTGCGATTTCCGCCATGCAGATGGCGGGAAGTGTCCTCTGCCACATCATCAGTCGGCAAAAGCTCGCACTGCCGGTTCTCTTTGTCGATACCGGCGTCAACTTCCAGGAAACTCTCGACACGCGCGACAGGATTGCTGCTGAATATGGAGTGGAAGTCCGGACGCTCGTTCCCTCAATGTCGATGGAAGAACAGACCCGGGAACTGGGGGTCCTTTACCTGACTCCTGATGGCCAGGAGCGCTGCTGCCACCTGCGGAAGACACTCCCGCTGGCCAGAACCAAAGGACAGTTCGACTGCCTGGTCAGCAACTTGCGACGTGCGGAAGGGGGCAAACGAGATAATGTGCCCATCCTCTCGGTCGATCCGCCGATGAACTCACTTCGGCTGAATCCTCTGGCGAATCTCAAAGATGACGAAATGGACGCGTATATCGCCACGCACAACGTCATCATCAACCCCTTGCACTATCAAGGCTACTCGACCATTGGCTGTAACCGGTGTACCACGCCCGTGTTGCCGAATGAACCCAAACGTGCCGGCCGCTGGCGTCATCTGGGCCCCTGGGCCATGTATTGCGGCATCAACGCCACCGACGTGGATGGCGGAATATTTCCTTCGATCGACTTGAGTCAAGAAGTGGTCGATCGGATCCTGGGTCGCTCCACGGACTTCACCATCTAG
- a CDS encoding class I SAM-dependent methyltransferase, whose product MRPRLEPRALFDEMAKTYGIVHVISSLGFAFFWRRECAKAIDQESSAILDVMSGSGEMVPILIRHIRSDARIRLVDFSRGMCEKAQKNSKRWRRQRLEIVNEDALSLSCPDEEFDAVTCSFGLKTLTMNEVDQFAAELWRVTKRNGTVSLLEFSVPRSRFLYPFFKLYVKHYVPLLGRILLGNPDNYRMLWEYTSEFESCRGVIQNFERVGFQTKFYSHFFGCATQIVAVKV is encoded by the coding sequence GTGAGACCGCGACTAGAACCACGCGCACTATTTGACGAAATGGCGAAAACCTATGGAATTGTCCATGTCATCTCTTCTCTAGGATTTGCCTTCTTCTGGCGACGGGAGTGCGCAAAGGCTATCGATCAAGAGAGCAGTGCTATTCTTGACGTGATGTCAGGATCTGGCGAGATGGTTCCAATTCTGATCCGTCATATCAGATCTGACGCAAGGATAAGACTGGTAGACTTCTCAAGGGGTATGTGCGAAAAAGCGCAAAAGAACTCGAAGCGTTGGAGGCGGCAACGTCTTGAGATAGTGAATGAAGATGCTCTCAGTCTCTCTTGTCCTGACGAGGAGTTTGATGCAGTCACCTGTTCTTTTGGCCTCAAGACCTTGACTATGAATGAGGTCGATCAGTTCGCTGCGGAACTATGGAGAGTGACCAAAAGAAATGGTACGGTTTCACTACTTGAGTTTTCAGTACCCAGGTCCAGATTCTTGTATCCTTTCTTTAAGCTCTACGTTAAGCACTACGTTCCACTTCTTGGAAGAATTTTGCTAGGCAATCCAGACAACTATCGCATGCTCTGGGAGTATACTTCAGAGTTCGAAAGCTGCAGAGGTGTCATTCAGAACTTCGAGCGGGTTGGTTTTCAGACCAAATTTTATAGCCACTTTTTTGGGTGCGCTACTCAGATTGTGGCAGTGAAGGTCTAG
- a CDS encoding glycosyl hydrolase family 28-related protein — MPSRTCWDHLAFACLLGLSVWLGDSASSRAAEVPRAKIEEQADRRFPVCDFVIDVTKPPYSARGDGKTDDTAAIQKAINDVMGKHKVVYFPNGTYLVTDTLNWANKNSEGGNAYGFNWLQGQSTSKTVLRLKDGSFADATKPKAIMWCGGFGSADWFHNYVQGMTFDVGKGNAGAIGLQFYSNNTGALRDCAIVSQDGQGDVGLDLAHRDMNGPLLVQRVSVKGFRRGVVTARAVNSQTFEHLTLTGQTEFGFDNHGQAISIRGLTSVNVVPAIRSYGTLSLIEANLTGRDGTNLLPAIVNYNGGRMSLRDITTTGYARAVADVGTPDYFAALRVTGVDKAGSEGPKVAEYFSHAATSPFDAPAKSLRLPVQETPDVPWDNPKTWAVVDTFGADPTGQKDSSAAIQKAIDSGATTVFFPGFYAVEKSVRVRGKVRRILGTGAWIDYTAKSKPDFIIADGDAKAVVVEYFAPIGGGIEIATDRAVIVRSVQCPRITHNGKGLLFLEDVTTNDLRFKKDQQVWARQLNVENEGTHVTNDGGKLWVLGYKTERGGTLLHTKGGGRSEVFGTFSYTTTAGKLAPMFVTEDASVFAFFSEVCYGSDPFAMLIRETRNGVTREVKSGDGAVTPYVGVPAAK; from the coding sequence ATGCCGTCTAGAACTTGTTGGGATCACCTTGCCTTCGCTTGCCTGCTTGGACTCTCGGTCTGGCTGGGCGACTCCGCTTCGTCTCGTGCCGCCGAGGTGCCACGAGCCAAGATCGAAGAGCAGGCCGATCGTCGGTTTCCGGTCTGTGATTTCGTCATTGACGTCACCAAACCACCTTACAGTGCGAGGGGCGACGGCAAGACCGACGACACCGCCGCCATTCAGAAGGCCATTAATGATGTGATGGGCAAGCACAAAGTCGTCTACTTCCCGAACGGCACCTACCTTGTAACCGATACGCTCAACTGGGCGAACAAAAACTCGGAAGGTGGCAATGCCTACGGGTTCAATTGGTTGCAAGGACAATCGACGTCAAAGACTGTGCTTCGCCTCAAGGACGGCAGTTTCGCCGACGCCACGAAACCCAAAGCAATCATGTGGTGTGGCGGCTTCGGGTCCGCCGACTGGTTCCACAACTACGTTCAAGGCATGACGTTCGACGTGGGGAAGGGGAACGCGGGTGCTATTGGATTGCAGTTTTACTCGAACAACACCGGAGCGTTGAGGGATTGCGCGATCGTCTCCCAGGACGGTCAGGGAGACGTCGGCCTCGACCTCGCGCACCGCGATATGAACGGGCCGCTTCTGGTGCAACGAGTCAGCGTGAAGGGATTTCGTCGTGGCGTCGTAACGGCTCGGGCGGTGAACAGCCAGACCTTCGAGCACCTCACTCTCACTGGTCAAACAGAGTTCGGTTTCGACAACCACGGGCAGGCAATCAGCATTCGCGGACTGACCAGCGTCAACGTGGTTCCAGCGATCCGGAGTTACGGCACGCTGTCGCTGATCGAAGCGAATCTCACTGGCCGTGATGGGACCAACCTGCTCCCGGCGATCGTCAACTACAACGGCGGGCGGATGTCCCTCCGCGATATCACCACCACCGGCTACGCACGCGCGGTCGCCGATGTCGGGACGCCGGACTACTTCGCTGCGCTTCGGGTAACGGGTGTGGACAAGGCTGGGAGCGAAGGGCCGAAGGTCGCGGAGTATTTCTCGCACGCCGCGACAAGTCCGTTCGATGCGCCCGCGAAGTCGCTCCGGTTGCCCGTTCAGGAAACACCGGACGTGCCTTGGGATAATCCGAAAACCTGGGCGGTGGTGGACACATTCGGGGCCGACCCGACGGGGCAGAAGGACTCGTCCGCCGCGATTCAGAAGGCCATCGACTCGGGCGCGACGACGGTCTTCTTCCCTGGCTTCTACGCCGTGGAAAAGTCGGTCAGAGTTCGCGGAAAGGTGCGGCGGATACTCGGGACAGGTGCGTGGATCGACTACACCGCCAAGTCCAAGCCCGATTTCATCATCGCCGACGGTGACGCGAAGGCGGTCGTGGTCGAATACTTCGCACCGATTGGCGGCGGGATCGAAATCGCTACAGACCGGGCCGTCATCGTGCGGAGCGTTCAGTGTCCCCGAATCACGCACAACGGAAAGGGTCTGCTCTTTCTGGAGGATGTGACGACCAACGATCTGCGGTTCAAGAAGGATCAGCAGGTATGGGCGCGGCAACTGAACGTTGAGAACGAGGGCACTCATGTCACCAACGACGGCGGTAAACTCTGGGTTCTCGGTTACAAAACCGAACGGGGTGGCACACTGTTGCACACCAAGGGTGGGGGTCGGAGCGAGGTGTTCGGCACCTTCAGTTACACCACGACCGCGGGCAAATTGGCGCCCATGTTCGTGACCGAGGACGCCAGCGTGTTCGCGTTCTTCTCCGAAGTCTGTTACGGCAGCGATCCGTTCGCGATGCTGATCCGGGAGACACGCAACGGCGTCACAAGGGAAGTGAAAAGCGGAGATGGAGCGGTCACACCGTACGTCGGCGTGCCGGCTGCGAAGTAG
- a CDS encoding DUF1559 domain-containing protein — MRQKHGFTLIELLVVIAIIAILIALLLPAVQQAREAARRSACKNNLKQFGLAIHNYHDVYNMFPRANFETRSTGDNSFWGWSAHSMLLPYFEQANITGDLDFSLAVNESGAGTPNWQMITRRIPVFLCPSDQGPSDPRGGGNSYVVSAGPTLYWGFSGALRGGVPIAEQVGVFNFRSRVRIGDITDGTSNTIAASEQIASGSGSPDSKLAESWGPSDFSTINLSFPTQTQMQALGAACKALSDAASATGSVHRRSGNLKEQIYWAVGTGGQTVFNTVYNPNSIFPNCVACSGCWSTDNIGVYTARSRHTGGVHVLMADGAVRFASDNIDNTTWQRLGGRSDGQIASLDN, encoded by the coding sequence ATGCGGCAAAAACATGGTTTCACCTTGATTGAATTGCTCGTGGTCATTGCGATTATTGCCATTCTGATTGCCTTATTGCTCCCCGCGGTACAACAGGCACGCGAAGCGGCCAGAAGGTCTGCTTGTAAAAACAACCTCAAGCAATTCGGCCTCGCGATTCACAATTATCACGATGTCTACAACATGTTTCCTCGTGCGAACTTTGAAACTCGCAGTACCGGTGATAACTCCTTCTGGGGCTGGAGTGCTCACTCGATGCTGTTGCCCTATTTTGAGCAGGCGAACATCACTGGAGATCTTGATTTTTCACTGGCCGTGAATGAATCCGGCGCAGGAACTCCCAACTGGCAAATGATTACTCGCCGAATACCGGTTTTCTTATGCCCATCTGATCAAGGGCCGAGCGATCCTCGCGGTGGTGGAAACAGCTATGTGGTCAGCGCAGGCCCGACCCTCTACTGGGGCTTCAGTGGTGCTTTGCGGGGTGGTGTACCAATTGCGGAGCAAGTGGGTGTCTTTAACTTTCGCTCCCGAGTGAGAATTGGTGATATTACCGATGGGACCTCGAACACCATCGCCGCCAGCGAGCAGATTGCCTCGGGCAGTGGTTCACCCGATTCGAAACTCGCGGAAAGCTGGGGGCCAAGTGACTTCAGCACCATCAATCTGTCCTTTCCCACGCAGACCCAAATGCAGGCTCTGGGGGCGGCCTGCAAAGCTCTTTCTGATGCTGCTTCAGCGACGGGGTCTGTGCATCGCCGGTCAGGAAATTTGAAAGAGCAGATTTACTGGGCTGTCGGCACTGGTGGGCAGACCGTATTCAACACGGTTTATAATCCGAACTCTATCTTTCCTAATTGTGTGGCATGCAGCGGTTGCTGGTCGACCGACAATATTGGAGTTTATACCGCTCGAAGTCGACATACAGGCGGTGTGCATGTTCTCATGGCTGACGGTGCTGTCCGTTTTGCAAGTGACAATATTGACAACACAACGTGGCAAAGATTAGGCGGTCGCAGCGATGGTCAGATTGCTTCGCTTGATAACTAA